From one Amaranthus tricolor cultivar Red isolate AtriRed21 chromosome 17, ASM2621246v1, whole genome shotgun sequence genomic stretch:
- the LOC130804162 gene encoding U-box domain-containing protein 1-like codes for MNTSSQPLPMFSGFPPTEPLIASLITISNEISSITKNPPVQIKNITAMTRRIKLLSPLFTEAHEIKTPLLPSTILCFTELLSLLSRVKLLIQGCIEGSYLWSLIQTETLSKEFNTILKEIGKALEILPLQSLNIEMDVKEQVELLHKQVKRANLLLDPKELIRRTEVLRIIANTKENNDKNFNFLDVGRTREIFSTIGLKSSVDYAKEISKLKAEAVSQGGTGGPIVVSRINSLVCLLTYVRSMIFSYEESEIILEPSKKKIGSSSFRAILSDVPDGFRCPISQEIMKEPVTVATGHTYDRDSITKWVDSGRKTCPKSGYKLTHFALIPNYNLKSLIHQWHQENNIHFDEYTWSSSEAFKNRMGNPGSNAVRWTSEFLVGKLATASSELQCRAAYETRLLAKSSMDNRKTMAEVGAIPFLLNLLSSEHAATQENAMTALLNLSIHSTNKILIMEASGLLKIIEVLESGKTMEARENAAATIGSLTLVDDYKASIGAHPRVIRALLRLLKEGATTGKRDAVTALTNLALYYPNQTTLVREGVIPLLNDTLFDDKAGITDDALALLVFLSGSSEGSEEISRNKSKHLMPFLIDLLRFGSSKGKENSVILLLALSKDGVEVVRHLDPQSFSLLRSLVGNGSSEARERASRLLRLLIKCCSNPTNF; via the coding sequence ATGAATACATCTTCTCAACCTCTTCCAATGTTTTCGGGTTTTCCTCCTACCGAGCCTTTAATAGCATCGTTGATCACGATATCCAACGAGATTTCCTCAATCACTAAAAACCCACCTGTACAAATCAAAAACATCACAGCCATGACTCGAAGAATCAAACTTCTTTCTCCTCTGTTTACTGAGGCTCATGAGATAAAAACGCCGCTTCTTCCATCAACAATCCTTTGTTTTACTGAGCTTTTATCTTTGTTGTCGAGAGTTAAACTTCTAATCCAAGGTTGTATAGAGGGTAGTTACCTGTGGAGCCTTATTCAAACCGAAACCCTTTCAAAGGAATTTAACACAATTTTAAAGGAAATCGGTAAGGCTCTTGAAATATTACCTCTGCAATCATTGAACATAGAAATGGATGTTAAAGAACAAGTGGAACTTTTGCACAAACAGGTAAAACGAGCTAATTTATTACTCGATCCAAAAGAGTTGATACGAAGAACAGAAGTTTTGCGTATAATAGCGAATACCaaagaaaataatgataaaaactttaattttcttGATGTTGGAAGAACAAGAGAAATATTTAGTACAATTGGCTTGAAAAGTTCAGTTGACTATGCTAAGGAAATCTCAAAGCTGAAGGCAGAAGCAGTAAGTCAGGGCGGTACAGGTGGGCCCATAGTAGTTTCTAGAATTAATAGTCTTGTATGTTTACTTACATATGTAAggtctatgattttcagttatgAAGAGAGTGAGATCATTCTCGAACCGTCGAAGAAGAAAATTGGTTCTTCGTCTTTTCGAGCCATACTGTCGGATGTTCCTGATGGATTCCGGTGCCCAATTTCACAAGAGATAATGAAAGAGCCTGTAACTGTGGCGACAGGACATACATATGATCGAGACTCGATTACAAAGTGGGTTGATTCGGGGCGCAAAACTTGTCCGAAAAGTGGGTATAAGTTGACTCATTTTGCACTAATACCCAACTATAATCTAAAGAGTTTGATCCATCAATGGCACCAGGAGAACAATATCCATTTCGATGAATACACGTGGTCTTCCTCAGAGGCGTTTAAAAACAGAATGGGGAATCCGGGTAGTAATGCTGTCCGATGGACATCCGAGTTTTTAGTAGGGAAACTTGCAACCGCGTCTTCAGAATTACAATGTAGAGCAGCCTATGAGACTCGATTGTTAGCTAAAAGCAGTATGGATAATAGAAAAACGATGGCAGAGGTTGGTGCGATACCATTTCTGTTGAATTTATTAAGTTCTGAACATGCAGCAACGCAGGAAAATGCTATGACTGCACTGCTGAACCTGTCGATCCACAGCACGAACAAAATTTTGATTATGGAAGCTTCGGGACTTTTAAAGATAATAGAAGTCTTAGAAAGCGGGAAAACGATGGAAGCTAGAGAAAATGCAGCTGCAACAATCGGAAGTTTGACACTCGTCGATGATTACAAGGCCAGTATTGGAGCACATCCAAGAGTTATACGAGCTTTGTTACGTCTATTGAAAGAAGGAGCAACGACAGGAAAAAGAGATGCTGTTACCGCGCTAACTAATCTTGCACTTTACTACCCGAATCAGACCACACTTGTACGTGAAGGCGTTATACCTTTGCTAAATGACACACTATTTGATGATAAGGCGGGAATTACAGACGATGCCTTGGCACTGCTTGTATTTCTCTCGGGATCTTCTGAAGGATCGGAGGAGATCAGCAGAAACAAGAGTAAACATCTCATGCCCTTTTTGATTGATCTCTTGAGGTTCGGATCCTCAAAGGGTAAAGAGAATTCAGTCATACTTCTTTTGGCTTTGAGTAAAGATGGAGTTGAAGTTGTCAGACATTTGGATCCTCAAAGCTTTTCGTTACTTCGAAGTTTGGTAGGTAATGGATCATCTGAAGCTCGAGAAAGGGCTAGTCGACTTCTTAGGTTACTCATCAAATGTTGCTCTAATCCTACAAACTTTTAG
- the LOC130804148 gene encoding eukaryotic initiation factor 4A-9-like, which produces MAGLAPEGSQFDARHYDNKMSELLSEEGNDFFTSYDEVHDSFDKMGLDENLLRGIYAYGFEKPSAIQQRGIVPFCKGLDVIQQAQSGTGKTATFCSGILQQLDYELIDCQALVLAPTRELAQQIEKVMRALGDYLNVKVHACVGGTSVREDQKILASGVHVVVGTPGRVFDMLRRQSLRANNIKMFVLDEADEMLSRGFKDQIYDIFQLLPPKIQVGVFSATMPPEALEITRKFMNKPVRILVKRDELTLEGIKQFYVNVDKEEWKLDTLCDLYETLAITQSVIFVNTRRKVDWLTDQMRSRDHTVSATHGDMDQNTRDIIMREFRSGSSRVLITTDLLARGIDVQQVSLVINYDLPTQPENYLHRIGRSGRFGRKGVSINFVTRDDEKMLYDIQKFYNVVVEELPANVADLI; this is translated from the exons ATGGCTGGACTCGCACCTGAAGGATCACAGTTTGATGCTCGTCATTATGACAACAAAATGTCTGAATT ACTATCTGAGGAAGGAAATGATTTTTTCACCTCGTATGATGAAGTTCACGATAGCTTTGATAAAATGGGTTTAGATGAGAACCTTCTCAGAGGAATCTATGCCTATG GTTTTGAGAAACCCTCTGCCATTCAACAAAGGGGAATTGTTCCTTTTTGCAAGGGTCTTGATGTGATTCAGCAAGCTCAATCTGGTACTGGAAAGACTGCCACATTTTGTTCGGGTATCCTGCAGCAGTTGGACTATGAATTGATTGATTGCCAAGCTCTTGTTCTTGCTCCAACCAGGGAGCTTGCTCAACAAATCGAGAAGGTTATGCGAGCCCTCGGTGATTACTTGAATGTTAAGGTTCATGCTTGTGTTGGAGGAACAAGCGTTCGTGAGGATCAAAAAATCCTTGCTTCAGGAGTTCACGTCGTTGTTGGTACCCCTGGACGTGTTTTTGACATGTTGCGTAGACAATCTCTTCGTGCTAATAATATCAAAATGTTTGTTCTTGATGAGGCTGATGAGATGCTTTCTAGAGGTTTCAAGGATCAG ATTTATGACATTTTCCAACTACTACCACCAAAAATCCAAGTTGGAGTATTTTCTGCGACAATGCCCCCTGAGGCCCTTGAGATTACCAGAAAGTTCATGAATAAGCCAGTGAGAATTCTTGTGAAACGAGATGAGCTCACCCTTGAGGGTATTAAGCAATTCTACGTGAACGTTGACAAGGAAGAGTGGAAGCTTGACACTCTTTGTGACCTTTACGAAACCTTGGCAATCACCCAAAGTGTGATCTTTGTGAACACAAGGAGGAAGGTCGACTGGTTGACCGATCAAATGAGAAGCCGTGATCACACCGTATCAGCCACACATGGTGACATGGACCAGAACACCAGGGACATCATTATGCGTGAATTCCGATCTGGGTCATCCCGTGTCCTCATCACCACTGACCTCCTTGCTCGTGGTATCGACGTGCAGCAAGTATCACTGGTCATTAACTACGATCTGCCTACCCAACCGGAGAACTATTTGCACAGGATAGGACGTAGTGGTCGATTTGGAAGAAAGGGTGTTTCAATCAACTTTGTCACCCGTGATGACGAGAAGATGCTTTACGATATCCAGAAATTCTACAATGTGGTGGTCGAGGAGCTCCCTGCAAACGTCGCTGATCTTATATGA